Proteins encoded within one genomic window of Oryza glaberrima chromosome 12, OglaRS2, whole genome shotgun sequence:
- the LOC127756899 gene encoding major allergen Dau c 1-like, whose product MAPVSISDERAVSVSAERVWKVFSDAAAMPKVCAGFIDAIEVEGDGGAGTVTTMKLNPAVDDGGSFKTRVVARDNAAHVIKSEVLDVPAGSKVGKLKSHVTETKIEAADAGSCLAKIKVEYELEDGGSLSPEKEKLILDGYFGMLKMIEDYLVAHPAEYA is encoded by the exons ATGGCTCCGGTCAGCATCTCCGACGAGCGCGCTGTCTCGGTGTCGGCGGAGCGGGTGTGGAAGGTCTTCTCCGATGCGGCCGCCATGCCCAAGGTCTGTGCCGGCTTCATCGACGCCATTGAGGTCGAGGGGGATGGCGGGGCGGGCACTGTCACCACCATGAAGCTCAACCCTG CCGTAGATGATGGGGGGTCATTCAAAACACGTGTGGTGGCACGTGACAACGCAGCTCACGTTATCAAGTCAGAGGTGCTGGATGTGCCGGCCGGAAGTAAGGTGGGCAAGCTCAAGTCGCACGTGACAGAGACGAAGATCGAGGCTGCCGATGCCGGCTCTTGCTTGGCCAAGATAAAGGTGGAGTATGAGCTCGAGGACGGCGGCTCGCTGTcgccggagaaggagaagcTCATCCTCGACGGCTACTTCGGCATGCTCAAGATGATCGAGGACTACCTCGTCGCTCACCCTGCCGAGTATGCTTAA
- the LOC127758064 gene encoding major strawberry allergen Fra a 1-B-like, giving the protein MAPVCISDERAVAVSAERFWKVFSNPPAMPKVCAGFFDAAEVDGDGGPGTVVILKFNPAVKQGLYKTRVVARDNASHFLKSEVLEVALGRAGKLKTHLTETKLEATGAGSCMAKLRVECEPEDGGSLSPEKQKIILEGYFGMLKMIENYLVAHPAEYA; this is encoded by the exons ATGGCTCCGGTCTGCATCTCCGATGAGCGCGCCGTCGCGGTTTCGGCGGAGCGGTTTTGGAAGGTCTTCTCGAACCCGCCCGCCATGCCCAAGGTCTGCGCCGGTTTCTTTGACGCCGCTGAAGTCGATGGGGATGGCGGACCAGGCACCGTTGTCATTCTGAAGTTTAACCCTG CTGTTAAGCAAGGGTTATACAAGACACGTGTGGTGGCACGTGACAACGCTTCTCATTTTCTCAAGTCAGAGGTGCTGGAGGTGGCGCTTGGCAGGGCAGGCAAGCTCAAGACACACTTGACGGAGACGAAGCTTGAGGCCACCGGTGCCGGCTCCTGTATGGCCAAGCTCAGGGTGGAGTGCGAGCCTGAAGACGGTGGCTCGTTGTCGCCGGAGAAGCAGAAGATAATCCTCGAGGGCTACTTCGGCATGCTCAAGATGATTGAGAACTACCTTGTCGCTCACCCTGCCGAGTACGCCTAA
- the LOC127758116 gene encoding major strawberry allergen Fra a 1-B-like, translating into MAPAFVSDERAVTVSVERLWKVCLDVHSLPKVCAGFIDAVEVEGNGGPGTIHIMKLNPAADAGSVYKTKIVVCDSATHVLKAEVLEVKSKVGNLKSHSTETKLEATGDASCVAKLTVEYELKDGASLSPEQEKMIVDGYFSMLQMIEAYLVAHPAEYA; encoded by the exons ATGGCTCCGGCCTTTGTCTCCGACGAGCGCGCCGTCACGGTGTCGGTGGAGAGGCTGTGGAAGGTCTGCTTGGACGTGCACTCCCTGCCCAAGGTCTGCGCCGGATTCATCGACGCCGTCGAGGTCGAGGGGAATGGCGGGCCGGGCACCATCCACATCATGAAGCTTAACCCTG CCGCGGACGCAGGGAGCGTATACAAGACCAAAATAGTGGTGTGCGACAGTGCGACTCACGTGCTAAAGGCTGAGGTGTTGGAGGTCAAGAGCAAGGTGGGGAACCTCAAGTCGCACTCGACGGAGACGAAGCTCGAGGCCACCGGCGACGCCTCCTGCGTGGCCAAGCTCACGGTGGAGTACGAGCTCAAGGACGGCGCCTCGTTGTCGCCGGAGCAGGAGAAGATGATCGTCGACGGCTACTTCAGCATGCTCCAGATGATCGAGGCGTACCTCGTCGCTCACCCTGCCGAGTACGCCTAA
- the LOC127758117 gene encoding major allergen Mal d 1-like: MAPAFVSDELAVAVSAERLWKVFMDASAMPKVCAGFVDDIVVEGNGGPGTIYTMKLNPGVGVGNTYKTRVAVCDNAAHVLKSEVLEAESKVGKLESHSTETKLEGTGDGSCMAKLKVEYELADGSSLSPEQEKTMVDGYFGMLKMMEAYLAAHPAEFA, translated from the exons ATGGCCCCGGCCTTTGTCTCtgacgagctcgccgtcgcggtGTCGGCGGAGAGGCTGTGGAAGGTGTTCATGGACGCGTCCGCCATGCCCAAGGTCTGCGCTGGCTTCGTCGATGACATTGTGGTTGAGGGGAATGGCGGTCCAGGCACCATCTACACCATGAAGCTTAACCCTG GTGTGGGAGTCGGGAATACATACAAGACCCGAGTGGCGGTGTGTGACAATGCAGCACACGTGCTAAAGTCAGAGGTGCTGGAGGCAGAAAGCAAGGTGGGCAAGCTCGAGTCGCACTCGACGGAGACGAAGCTGGAGGGCACCGGCGATGGCTCCTGCATGGCCAAGCTCAAGGTGGAGtacgagctcgccgacggcagCTCGCTGTCGCCGGAGCAGGAGAAGACGATGGTCGACGGCTACTTCGGCATGCTCAAGATGATGGAGGCGTACCTCGCCGCTCACCCTGCCGAATTCGCCTGA
- the LOC127758115 gene encoding major pollen allergen Bet v 1-G-like yields the protein MAPACVSDEHAVAVSAERLWKAFMDASALPKACAGLVDDIAVEGNGGPGTVYTMKLNPAAGVGSTYKTRVAVCDAASHVLKSDVLEAESKVGKLKSHSTETKLEATGDGSCVAKLKVEYELEDGSSLSPEKEKDIVDGYYGMLKMIEDYLVAHPAEYA from the exons ATGGCTCCGGCCTGCGTCTCTGACGAGCACGCCGTCGCGGTGTCGGCGGAGCGGCTGTGGAAGGCGTTCATGGACGCGTCCGCTTTGCCCAAGGCCTGCGCCGGCTTGGTCGACGACATTGCGGTCGAGGGGAACGGTGGTCCGGGCACCGTCTACACCATGAAGCTTAACCCTG CCGCGGGTGTGGGAAGCACATACAAGACCCGGGTGGCGGTGTGCGACGCCGCAAGTCATGTCCTAAAGTCGGATGTGCTCGAGGCAGAAAGCAAGGTGGGGAAGCTCAAGTCACACTCGACGGAGACGAAGCTTGAGGCCACCGGCGATGGCTCCTGTGTGGCCAAGCTCAAGGTGGAGTACGAGCTCGAGGACGGCAGCTCACTGTcgccggagaaggagaaggacaTCGTGGATGGCTACTATGGCATGCTCAAGATGATCGAGGACTACCTCGTCGCTCACCCTGCCGAATACGCCTAA